GCAAGATGTTATTCAGGATTACGAGTTCTTCGATGTCATCAATGACAGACAGTCCTTCATCGATTTGAAGGAGAATCATGAGTCCAGGTATAGTATTTTCAGAAATGCAAATGTAGGCTTAAATAACTTTGGTTTCCAGTAAGCTGAATTGACAATGTACTTTGTTGTTTGCAGCTCGGAATCATCCTTGATAGATACGACTCAGACTCTGGAGAACATCGCGGAGAATGAACTGAAGAATGCTGCAGCATGCTTAACTCTCACCAGTGTAAATTGACGGAGAAGGAAAAACAGCAATAAGTGTGGCTAGATCATTTTCATCTGATGTTTCACCATTTTTGTAGAGCTTTCGTAGGTACTTTCCAACAATTTGAGTTTTCCCTTGTTCTAGACGCGTATTTAACTCTCTTCTGCAGTTCTGCTGTTGGGACACATGAGAATTATTTCTTGAATTCGTAATAGATAAACAGTTTCAGAATTTCCAGTTTGCTGATGTTTCTTCATTAGTTTTATAACTCGAAAACATAAAAAGGAAAGATAGAAAAAGAGAGCAAATCTTCTCAAACTCACTAACTGATATAGAAATTGCTCATGAATTGTTCTTTTTATTCTTTACAAAATTGCTAGAGAGAATCTAGCTGGAGAACTCGAATGTAATTACAGTCTATACAACCCTGGTATTGAATGAACCGCAATGTGGGCACTTGTGGTAGAGCCAGTGAAACGGAGAATCTCCTCTCTTTTCACAGTCATTGCATAATATGACCTGCAAATGCTTCAGATTGTCAAACAAACAGCCTGAAACTTCCAACTATGGAAGATGGATTGAGTCATCGAGTACCAGTATACGAATGCACAACAGTAGTTGATTTACCTGAGTCTGGCCAGCATGTTCAATTGGGATTTTCTCTTCAGCCAGCAATGCATCGAGCATCCCAAAATATACCTAGAACCAGTAATCAGATAATGTTTCTCATATTTAACCGGATGAACTAGAAGTGTTTGTTAGAGTACAAACTGAGTATAGAACAGGCAAGAGATTTCTGAGACAAACCTGCATATCTCCAAGTGACTTGCTGCAGATCGGACAGGTATAGTAGGAACAAGTGTAAGCCTAGTACCAGGACACGAGTCAGTAAGGATCGTGAATGAATAGACATTGATGAAAAGACGATGTCATGTTATAAAATTACCTGGAAACATGATGAGTGCATCAGATGACCGCATTGAAGGGCCTTGACGGGTAAGCTAGAAGAAAAGATAAACTCATGGCATATCGGACAGAAATCTTCAAAACACTTCTCTCTGCATATATGCACTGAGAGAGACCGCGACATGCAAGCATTGCAATTCATGCAGTGAAAATAGTCGATCCCCAGTCCCTTCCCAAGCCGGCACAGGTTACAGTAAGGACAGTGGTAGATCTCCCTGTTAATTACTTATTATCAGAAAAACATGGCTGCTGGACCAGATCAATTTGCCAGAAAAACTAACATCATTTCTATCATTTTTATACTAGTTAATAAATACCGATTTCAATTCATTATTAGTGGCACACTCTGCACATAACTACTGTATGAGGCGTCTAAGACGACATAAGTTAGTTTGAAAAACATCACCTCTCATCATCGAAAAATTTGCAGATGCTACAGTAGTATTTGGCCATGGATAGCTTCTGGCAAGAAGGAGTTGAGCAGGTGGCACCAACTGGTTGAATAATTAGACATTTCATGCACATCATCTTGGCAGTATCTTTTCTGCTTGCACATAATAAACATCAGAAATGTAAATaagaaaaacttaatttatatgattaagtGAACAGAGAAATTACAAACTATGAAGTAAGAAGAATGCCTTCAACAGTACCTATCCATAATATGATCTTCAACATCATCATGACAAAGTCTGCATGTGTAGAGCTTATTGCAACAGGCAGAAACAAGTTTGCAGTTCCTCTTATAGTGTTTGCAGCCAAAAGTTAATTTCAGTGGATCTCGATAAGATGCACTTTGTCCTGAAACGTTTTCCTCATTTCTTGATCTTGTGGTCTCTGAATTCACTTTGGGCTGGGCAGCAGAAGAACGGCTGAAAAGTCACAGTGGTTCGGTTCAAATTCTTGTGACAGCTTGTTCAAAGCATATGCAAATCGcataaaaaaagtaaataaatcttTATGAGCAGAGGCAGGGAAACAGCCTACTAGTAAATCAAAAATGGCATAGGTTTGATGCTCGAAACAAGAGAGGGTAAGTATTGATCAAAAACTTTATAGCATGAAATATGAACTTTAGTTATCAtgcttaaaaaattatgaacacCTACCATTAGCAGATAAAGTTGGCATTTCACAGTTGTCAAAGCCCTTGATATGTTGAAAAGAGaagcaaaaatatatttgtatgaaAAAAACTGTAGAACCTTGTATGCAAACTTTGGATTATACGTGCTTTTGATGCAAGATCCAGCTTAGAGTCGTTATGAACTCGTCTTATTGCTGCCACCAGTTCTTCTTGACTCAAAATGGGAAGGTCTCTCTCCTCCTTTAAATGCTGACTGGCTTGTACAAGCTTTCCAGTTTCATCGAGGTCAGAATTACCTGTTATTTCCTTGCCTCTTACTTTGTCAGCCTCAACTGTGTAATTATCTTTACAATGGTCTTCTTTTAATCGGTGATTCTCTTCTGTTGCACTAGGTACTCCGCAGGGATCACGTTTACAGCCACTAATTTCATTTTGGGAGATCCCAGTGCTCCTGTCATGTATGATGCCTCCATTGTCATGAGCACCTTCTTCCaccatatattttaaaacaacctCCACAGCATCTCCAGTATATGTTGGAAGAGTATTTGTCTGCTTCTCTTCAACCTTCTCCACAGCGGTGAAAAGCCCACCTTCCCACCATTCTCCGAGCCACTCATCAAACTTTGTATTTTTAGTAGCCTTACGCCATAAAGACATCATGGCTTGCTGTTCCTCAGGGGTTAAAGATGCCACTAGCCACGGTATCAACTCTTGCAGACTTTCTGCTCTCATTCTTCCAAGCATGTTTCCAGTGATCTTCATTTGCTCCTCAACAGAGAAATATTCTCTATATAATGGCAACAGCTCAATTTCTTCATGATCAATGTGATCACAAAGTACTTTGTGCATTGAAATGCACATAGCATGAAGCTTGAAACACAATTGCCCATATTTTGGCTGTTGATGACCCGATGCATCCACATCAGCATCAGAATATGTACGCAACTTTGAAATTTCATCAAGAATATTGGAAACTTTGATAAATTGTTCACCTTCTAATTTATGGTCAATGCTGTAGGAATGGCTAATATTTTGAAAGTTCCCCTTTGCCTCAAGAGCCGGAAAGGCAATGTTATCCTCTGAATCACTATGTATCTGATAAAAGAATTGCAGAAGATGGAAGCAACGATGGAAGTCCATTAGAAAACCTACATTCTCAGCCAACTTAGCTGAAACAAGGACAAGATATTCCAGATCCTTCTTGAGAGCTTTGTGAAAGTAAATAATGTGGTCCATGGGATTTGTGTCAAGTATAGTGAAGGAACTGACTATACTGCTCACTTCAGGATTCTGAGAAAGGTAAGAAGGGATATTTAAAATTTGCGGGAAGGATACATGAAAGTTCATCCCACTAGTGTATGATGTATCACACTTCCTATTTCTTTTGGTGGAAGAACATGAAAAAGTAGGAAATTTGTTCTCCGTGTCTGTGGATTTTTGTGGTTTCCGACAGCTAGATGTATTGTGGTGTTTATCATCCAGAGGGAGATGGGAAAGCTCAGAATCCTCCTTAATCTGTTTACAGAGTAACAAGCACCTACTGTTGAACATTTCTCTCAAGTCTTCTTTGAACTTTTCTATCGAAGATTTTCCTGAATAACTGATACGTAACCAGTGGCATAAAAGAGAAGCCAATGGATTTCTGGCTAAAGGACCTTCTAGATTTATTTTAAGAGCAGACTTGGCCTCGTTCCCAGATAAGTGAGCAGAAAACCATGTGATCACACACTTTATCAGCCCGAGTGGCATCATCTTAAGGCATGTGTAAAGTAGCCATTGCTGCATATCACGGCTGCAATTCATGCGTATTAATGGAAAAACCTGACGATTTCATAAGAAGTTAAACAAGGCAATTAATTGTTATTACTATTTTATATTCTTAAGATGAACTGAGTTTGCAATTTTCCCCTCAGTCTCGAGTTTCAAGTAAAGTAAGGTACCTCTGCTTCTATCAAGCTCAAGTTTTCATCAATCCAGCTTGCAAATGACATAAGTTCTTCGTAGAGCTTTTCCACATAGCTTCTCAGTGGAATTGTTTTCTCGGATTTATAGTACAACAACCTCTGAAGGCCTTCAATTTTCCTCTCATCCAGATATTGGGCATAACGGGCAGAATAGAAATCCTTGGCAAGTTCATTCCACAGGGGATAGATTATATTAGACAATGCCTTGCTGCAGATCAAAGTATTCATTGAGAACTACTACTAAAACCGACAGAACACTATTCTCACATTTCTGAAGCCATACGCTTTCCTTTAAGAAAAATATCCAGCAATGTTACAAAACAAAAGATTGATGTATATTCTAGCATTTTCTCTTGGAGATCATAAAAATGAAATGATTAAAACAGAAAATTGCATATGATCCCGTTCAAACATAATGAGGAACATTTTATGATTACCTGTAGAAGATGAGGGTATCTGCCAAAAAGTTTAGGTCTACAACTAGTGACGGTAAATCTGAAAATTCGCTTGATATTCTGATTTGATAGAGCTCGATCAAGACTTCTTGTAGATCCTTCCTAATAGCGTCATGCCAAAGACGAATACCATCAAAAGAATGCTGTATACTAGTTTCACGATGTGTTCCAAGTCCATTATTAAATTGAGCTCCTTGTTCACGTATACTCGTGCAGCCTCCAGTCGCAGGTACTTCGTTATCAATCCAAGAAATTACAACCTTTAAGATTTAACCAGATTTAGTAGGCCGGAAATTTTGGTAGCAAACTTGcagtaaataataatttaggtCTTGATGTACCTCCTGCAGTAGTTTCTCTTTTGGTACAATCTCCTTCATACTGCGGCTGACTTCTATTTTTTCATCGGGTGAAAGGACTGATATCATCCATGGTAAAAAATCTTCTAACAGTGTCACGGGAACACTACACATGAACTGCCAAACAAGTGAAGCTTGTTCAGAAGACGAAAACTGCTGCATCAGCAAAGGGAAGACCTGCACTACCAATAATTACAGAATTAGTACTATTTCGGTATATGCAGGATATCTAAGaaagcatcatctctttcgttTTAAGTCACTCCCAACATATTTACTCGCACATTAAATAACTCTATTGACTTTAAACTATGTGATTCAAGGTATCAACGCAATTATATGTAAGATGGACAGATGGTCATAGAAAACTGGAAGAGCTGGTGACACGATGAAGTAATTCTAGTTTCCAACGTATGATGACCGACTCTCCAAAatcttactccctctgtcccatttaattgtatacgtttcttttcaactgctcgacacgcatttcaatgctcttataaaacatagttccgtaacttatttttgagattttctttttctgaataaaaatataacatccaaactttaattcagaaaaagaaaattttaaaaataaattacacaactacactttacaggagcattaaagtccgtgccgcgtccccgtcccccaatgtatactactcagggggactgagggagtaatTCTTAAGGTGTTAAGTAGCAGTAATTAGTAGATGCACTCCCCCAAACGGGTGGACTACCATAACAATATAATATCAGCAAGAAGCAGAAACTAACAGAAGATGTTCGAACCAAAGCTTAAAAACCATGTCAAGTTATCAGTTCTGCACAATCTCAAGGTGCCAGTAGAATCTACTAAATTGGTCTTATTGTCAACATCTACAACGCATCTGAGCTTAAAAACACATAACGCTACTAATATCTAATTATACTTTATACACAAACAACAGTCACGATACACACCTGCTCCTCTTCTTTGAGCATATGCTGGTGAATTGTTGTCTGGATCGTACCAATGCAAAAcaaaagtccttgaaatgtctTGTAATTATCTTTCCCTTCCTTGTCTAGAACATCCAAGCAGTTGAAAACAGAATCAAAAAGATCATCTATGCTTTTATGTTCTAGTGAATACGTCGATACCACATTCTTTACAAGCTCATCTAATGCTAGAAATATAACCTGCAATGTCAAACCAAAATTTACCTAAAACATCCAAATTGCTCAAATAACACAGACTTTCCATAAACTAACTACAATTTCATGTTTAATTGCATTACTAAACAATTTATCAACCATCACTAAAATACTTAAGAACCAAATTTTCCGCTATTGATACTCAAAAattattctcaattttttttttctcaaatcttagCTGACAAT
This genomic window from Daucus carota subsp. sativus chromosome 7, DH1 v3.0, whole genome shotgun sequence contains:
- the LOC108196583 gene encoding zinc finger protein BRUTUS-like At1g74770 — translated: MFRNEDSGCRAGEVAAVHQNGVGLVDNPILVLVYFHKALRAEFAELRRVAVEALESGTHGVELLVMLRKRFEFLKLFYKYHSAAEDEVIFLALDELVKNVVSTYSLEHKSIDDLFDSVFNCLDVLDKEGKDNYKTFQGLLFCIGTIQTTIHQHMLKEEEQVFPLLMQQFSSSEQASLVWQFMCSVPVTLLEDFLPWMISVLSPDEKIEVSRSMKEIVPKEKLLQEVVISWIDNEVPATGGCTSIREQGAQFNNGLGTHRETSIQHSFDGIRLWHDAIRKDLQEVLIELYQIRISSEFSDLPSLVVDLNFLADTLIFYSKALSNIIYPLWNELAKDFYSARYAQYLDERKIEGLQRLLYYKSEKTIPLRSYVEKLYEELMSFASWIDENLSLIEAEVFPLIRMNCSRDMQQWLLYTCLKMMPLGLIKCVITWFSAHLSGNEAKSALKINLEGPLARNPLASLLCHWLRISYSGKSSIEKFKEDLREMFNSRCLLLCKQIKEDSELSHLPLDDKHHNTSSCRKPQKSTDTENKFPTFSCSSTKRNRKCDTSYTSGMNFHVSFPQILNIPSYLSQNPEVSSIVSSFTILDTNPMDHIIYFHKALKKDLEYLVLVSAKLAENVGFLMDFHRCFHLLQFFYQIHSDSEDNIAFPALEAKGNFQNISHSYSIDHKLEGEQFIKVSNILDEISKLRTYSDADVDASGHQQPKYGQLCFKLHAMCISMHKVLCDHIDHEEIELLPLYREYFSVEEQMKITGNMLGRMRAESLQELIPWLVASLTPEEQQAMMSLWRKATKNTKFDEWLGEWWEGGLFTAVEKVEEKQTNTLPTYTGDAVEVVLKYMVEEGAHDNGGIIHDRSTGISQNEISGCKRDPCGVPSATEENHRLKEDHCKDNYTVEADKVRGKEITGNSDLDETGKLVQASQHLKEERDLPILSQEELVAAIRRVHNDSKLDLASKARIIQSLHTSRSSAAQPKVNSETTRSRNEENVSGQSASYRDPLKLTFGCKHYKRNCKLVSACCNKLYTCRLCHDDVEDHIMDRKDTAKMMCMKCLIIQPVGATCSTPSCQKLSMAKYYCSICKFFDDEREIYHCPYCNLCRLGKGLGIDYFHCMNCNACMSRSLSVHICREKCFEDFCPICHEFIFSSSLPVKALQCGHLMHSSCFQAYTCSYYTCPICSKSLGDMQVYFGMLDALLAEEKIPIEHAGQTQVILCNDCEKRGDSPFHWLYHKCPHCGSFNTRVV